The sequence ATTCCCTGCCCGTTCCTGCTCGATCAGCAGCTGGACAGTACGTTCCGCAACGAGCGGATGGCCGGGCACAGCATATACAACCGGCTGTTCCGATGCCAGCTCCGTCAGCTGCCGGACAATCTCCTCATAGACCGCTTCGAACGAATCATTTGCCTCATAGACGGCATCGAAACTCCGCACCTGGACACCTTCCGCTTTCAGCTCGTCGACGGCCGGATGATGATCCGTCCGGACGATGAGCGTACCGGCGGCTTTCAATTTCCTGTAGACGCCAAGCGGCAGTTGGTCGAGTTCACCGGCACCAAGGCCGATTATCGTTATTTTTTCCATACAATCACCTTCTCTTTTTCGTCAATACCAGCTGCACGCGCGCAAGCCGTTTCCCGAACGGCAACAAATACCAATCCCGGTCGCCCAGCACACGCGTCTTCATGATGATGAACAGGAATACGGCAGCGCCGAGTCCGACAGCGGGCAACGCCGACAGTGCTGCAGACAGCCGGCTGTCCCCTGCCAGGCCTGCCGCATCGATTCCCGCTGTCCAGGCGAGCACAACGGCCGCCATTGCAGCGCCTGCCGCACCTATCCAGCCATAGAACCTGGCAGGGGCCAGGCGCGCCGGCCAGGTTTTCTTGAAGAGTAAAAGCAGACCCGCCGCTGTTACCGCAAACCCGATATTGCCGGCAAGCGCTGCCCCGGCAATCCCGTATACAGGGACGAGCAGGACATTCGACAGGACCTTCACAGCCAGCCCGAGTACCAGCCAGGCTGCCGGGCCTTTCCCGGAACCGGCCCCCTGCAGGATTGCACAGAGCGGCAGTACGAGCGACAGCCAGAAAATCTGCAGGCAGAAGATCGCAAGTGCGCCGGAACCGTCTCTTGTTTCAAACAATAACACATTCACATAAGGCAGCAGAAGCGCAAGACCGAGTGCGGCTGCAAATCCGAACAAGACAGCAACACGGTACGTCAGCTGTACGAACGGCCAGGCGCTCCGTCCTCCGCTTCTTGCCGTATGGTGCGCGATCAGCGGCACAATCGCCATCGCGAGCGTCGTGGCGATCAGGCTGCCGAGCTGCAGCAGCGGCTGGCCGCGGTCATAGATCCCTTTCAGGACCATGGCAGCCGTGTCATCGATGCTGTCCGCTGTCAGCAGGTTCAGTACCGTGAATGCATCCGCCAGCTGATACAGCAGGAGGATGAGGGAACTTGCACTCAGACTGACACTGACGACGGTCAGTTCGCGGATGACGCGTTTCCGGTCGATGGCTGCGGGCCTGGCGCGCACGGACCGGCGATGCCAGAGTGCCAGGATCAGGACGCCGGCAGCCTGGCCGATCACGGTCCCAATGACTGCAATCTCCCCTGTCGTATACAGCGACGCGCCCGAACGAACCGC comes from Sporosarcina trichiuri and encodes:
- a CDS encoding putative polysaccharide biosynthesis protein — translated: MKTFMKGASMLTVSALIVKLLGAVYRVPFQNLVGDKGFYIYQQVYPITGIFVIWTTYGAAVSISKLLAGTEHPGERRAIINLSFVYLSVLSILAFAGLLTGAQTIARMMGDAALAPLLRAGAYILLVMPLLAVYKGVFQSKGDMMPIAVSGVGEQGIRVAIILAGTWLAVRSGASLYTTGEIAVIGTVIGQAAGVLILALWHRRSVRARPAAIDRKRVIRELTVVSVSLSASSLILLLYQLADAFTVLNLLTADSIDDTAAMVLKGIYDRGQPLLQLGSLIATTLAMAIVPLIAHHTARSGGRSAWPFVQLTYRVAVLFGFAAALGLALLLPYVNVLLFETRDGSGALAIFCLQIFWLSLVLPLCAILQGAGSGKGPAAWLVLGLAVKVLSNVLLVPVYGIAGAALAGNIGFAVTAAGLLLLFKKTWPARLAPARFYGWIGAAGAAMAAVVLAWTAGIDAAGLAGDSRLSAALSALPAVGLGAAVFLFIIMKTRVLGDRDWYLLPFGKRLARVQLVLTKKRR